A genome region from Arachis duranensis cultivar V14167 chromosome 6, aradu.V14167.gnm2.J7QH, whole genome shotgun sequence includes the following:
- the LOC107495998 gene encoding auxilin-like protein 1, protein MEFGAATATLPKKLSSGYGVAGRSAYDGVFTAPVKLRAPSFSTRFDDYREIFGAGGGGGGSLGSSIPILELPELNEERSKINEVRRSQLDYSAVFGGFRNLDGAVRFDELAAEPRKKKQQDSFASGASTRSKTNRDDQSYKGDTTNYSKEIPAVSRSSNDGKMINMSYHKVNQGSEDGTKGTTHIAHPIPAYTCLVEEVNPVKINRANKSTPAAQDAYSSNHHYNEGTKEVGYRTGASSDIAKKQSSNNGVKVKNRSSSVDLFFYACETSSGSNGAHRIKVPPSDHISGDSSNLDAMRSAATKCQTSKSDSPTGASRADSPSYLDDLVDSNSEAAASVAALRKAIEEAQLRLKVAKESLRRKKGFPDRVKRKSNIDLKANVKKEAEVQYKTMKMEEIRMRQTFGETDALPQVSSEVGRPMRKERVRSDAGAKEMFVSAHEAQKKLHSTKTKRLEEVEHKEADHNAKVVEPKEAEISKKLPHNKNTDHDYEKPEESGHTIEVVKGYREQEKVRVGDEACAGEELACETRHSNQLKIAAANRASLHKEHVNETKHRCQEVIDETKLVQVAFDSGARDKKLKVNEDGEADNMVTPVHDPEDLECNLDEQGLITRNEKQVAFKPDDDGKMEEAFPEVEECKQNVRAVEQLSEIEKAIEENAELSDEQEELFWQKDNTIAFSPHVSYLESVVGDIQNSACLEDRKNMDEAGFLEKSIDTEDSCQRQGTENNCSNIIVQEIQEEIVDNVLDEEEIFERVSKNNDLDEEERVQDTITREDELEGGFILVEETEREMEDNKESVDITRVAQIDPNYMETKAKEARAGKSTETSSSNELNETEKLNDIQVADTIIENDEAFKVTPVVYPYDVQDDIMVAHDASFQQDKDEEPESVKARSSSLEEHAAETSVSNQDVLELNEGVTKMQGASATVICEGADTNIGETDMKCRQNDDKCLESTENDCNLASHDEETTAEPVEFCIDTKEAKVTSDEEVHENRSKFSNEENLFDYTEVCEIPTMSELKSSGEEEVETIQSSPQEIHQAPVTMEAEETKANPQKLELEKEDLKKIDEGKERERVRRREREKEKLAVERAIREARERAFADARERAALERAAAEARKNIDVRERPGKTTGQANEKTLAEKAAMEVKLKAERAAVERATAEARARALERALSEKAASEARNKHDKSDQYSGASRDNGAKQNFQSKSFSYGVRDSIDLYDGASGDSAQRCKARSERHQRIGDRVAKALAEKNMRDRLVQKEQEERNRIAEALDADVKRWSSGKTGNLRALLSTLQYILGPESGWQPIPLTDIVATSAVKKAYRKATLFVHPDKLQQRGASIQQKYICEKVFDLLKESWNRFNMEER, encoded by the exons ATGGAGTTTGGAGCTGCGACGGCAACTTTACCGAAGAAGCTATCGAGCGGTTACGGTGTAGCTGGAAGATCGGCCTACGACGGCGTTTTCACAGCTCCGGTAAAGCTCAGAGCTCCTAGTTTCTCTACTCGATTCGATGATTACCGTGAGATTTTCGGTGCCGGAGGTGGAGGAGGAGGATCGCTAGGTTCTTCTATTCCGATTCTCGAGCTTCCGGAGCTCAACGAAGAGAGGAGCAAAATCAACGAGGTTCGGCGCTCGCAGCTCGATTACTCTGCAGTCTTCGGCGGGTTCCGGAACCTGGACGGTGCTGTGCGTTTTGACGAGCTGGCAGCTGAGCCtaggaagaagaagcagcaggaTAGCTTCGCCAGTGGAGCATCAACGCg GAGCAAAACCAATAGAGATGATCAATCTTACAAGGGAGACACTACTAATTATTCGAAGGAAATTCCAGCGGTATCACGGTCATCAAATGATGGCAAAATGATCAATATGTCATATCATAAAGTTAACCAGGGAAGTGAAGATGGAACGAAGGGGACAACTCATATTGCACATCCTATCCCTGCCTATACTTGTTTGGTTGAAGAAGTCAATCCAGTGAAGATAAACAGAGCTAATAAGTCCACACCAGCTGCACAGGATGCTTATTCCAGTAATCATCATTATAATGAAGGGACAAAGGAAGTTGGATATCGAACTGGTGCTTCATCTGATATTGCCAAGAAACAGTCCTCCAACAATGGagtaaaagttaaaaatagatCCAGTTCTgttgatctttttttttatgcatgtGAGACTAGCAGTGGAAGTAATGGAGCACATCGCATCAAAGTTCCTCCATCAGACCATATCTCAGGCGATAGTAGCAACCTTGATGCTATGAGATCAGCAGCAACCAAATGCCAGACATCTAAAAGTGACTCGCCTACAGGTGCTTCCCGTGCTGATTCACCATCATACCTGGATGATTTGGTAGACTCAAATTCTGAGGCTGCCGCTTCTGTAGCTGCTTTACGAAAGGCaatagaagaggctcaattaAGATTGAAGGTCGCAAAAGAGTCattgagaagaaagaaaggttTTCCTGATCGTGTGAAGCGGAAGTCTAATATTGACCTTAAAGCCAATGTGAAAAAGGAGGCTGAAGTCCAATATAAAACAATGAAAATGGAAGAGATTAGGATGAGGCAAACATTTGGAGAAACAGATGCTTTGCCACAAGTTTCTTCTGAGGTAGGAAGGCCAATGAGGAAAGAGCGAGTAAGATCAGATGCTGGGGCTAAAGAAATGTTTGTTTCTGCGCATGAAGCTCAGAAGAAATTGCATTCAACTAAAACAAAACGTTTGGAAGAGGTCGAGCACAAAGAAGCTGATCATAATGCAAAGGTTGTTGAGCCTAAAGAGGCAGAAATTAGTAAGAAATTGCCGCATAACAAGAACACAGATCATGACTATGAGAAGCCAGAAGAGTCTGGCCATACAATTGAAGTGGTTAAGGGATATAGGGAACAAGAAAAGGTCCGGGTAGGTGATGAAGCATGTGCAGGTGAGGAACTTGCCTGTGAAACCAGGCATAGTAATCAACTAAAAATAGCTGCAGCTAATCGAGCAAGCCTACACAAAGAACATGTCAATGAAACTAAACATAGGTGTCAAGAAGTTATAGATGAAACAAAGCTGGTTCAAGTGGCATTTGATAGTGGAGCGagagacaagaaattaaaggtaAATGAAGATGGTGAAGCTGATAACATGGTTACACCAGTTCATGATCCAGAGGACCTCGAATGCAACTTGGATGAGCAGGGGTTAATAACGAGAAATGAAAAACAAGTTGCTTTCAAGCCTGATGATGATGGAAAAATGGAAGAAGCATTCCCTGAGGTGGAAGAATGTAAACAAAATGTGAGAGCTGTTGAGCAGCTGAGTGAGATTGAGAAAGCCATCGAGGAGAATGCTGAATTGTCCGATGAGCAGGAGGAGTTGTTTTGGCAGAAAGACAATACAATAGCATTCAGTCCTCATGTTTCATACTTGGAAAGTGTGGTAGGAGACATACAGAACTCAGCATGTTTAGAGGACAGAAAGAATATGGACGAAGCTGGATTTTTGGAAAAAAGTATAGACACGGAAGATTCTTGTCAAAGACAAGGCACCGAGAATAATTGCAGCAACATTATTGTGCAGGAAATACAGGAGGAGATTGTGGATAATGTTCTTGATgaggaagaaatttttgaaagagtTTCAAAGAATAATGAtttagatgaagaagaaagggtTCAAGACACCATAACAAGGGAGGATGAACTTGAAGGAGGGTTTATTCTGGTGGAAGAAACAGAGAGGGAAATGGAAGATAACAAGGAGTCGGTGGACATAACTCGAGTGGCTCAGATTGATCCTAACTACATGGAGACAAAAGCAAAGGAAGCTCGAGCTGGCAAGTCAACAGAAACTAGTTCTAGCAATGAGCTCAATGAAACTGAGAAGTTAAACGATATTCAGGTAGCTGATACAATTATTGAAAACGATGAAGCTTTCAAAGTAACTCCTGTGGTTTATCCATATGATGTGCAAGATGATATAATGGTTGCGCACGATGCTTCATTCCAACaagataaagatgaagaacCAGAATCAGTTAAGGCAAGAAGCAGTTCCTTGGAAGAACATGCAGCCGAGACTTCTGTCTCCAATCAAGATGTCCTTGAACTCAATGAAGGAGTAACTAAAATGCAAGGTGCAAGTGCAACAGTCATCTGCGAAGGAGCTGATACAAATATTGGTGAAACTGACATGAAGTGTAGGCAAAATGATGATAAATGTTTGGAATCTACAGAAAATGACTGCAATCTGGCATCACATGATGAAGAAACAACTGCTGAGCCTGTAGAATTCTGCATTGACACAAAGGAGGCTAAGGTTACATCAGATGAAGAGGTACATGAGAATCGATCTAAGTTCTCTAATGAGGAAAATTTGTTTGACTATACTGAAGTGTGTGAAATACCTACTATGTCTGAATTGAAATCAAGCGGAGAAGAGGAGGTCGAAACAATTCAGAGTAGTCCACAGGAGATCCATCAAGCACCTGTGACAATGGAAGCAGAAGAAACCAAAGCTAATCCGCAGAAGCTAGAGCTGGAAAAGGAAGACCTCAAGAAAATTGATGAaggaaaggagagagaaaggGTAAGacgaagagaaagagaaaaggagaAATTAGCTGTAGAAAGAGCAATTCGTGAAGCTCGTGAAAGGGCATTTGCTGATGCCAGAGAGAGGGCTGCTCTGGAGAGAGCTGCTGCTGAAGCGCGGAAAAACATCGATGTGCGAGAAAGGCCGGGAAAAACTACTGGTCAAGCAAATGAGAAGACACTAGCCGAGAAGGCCGCTATGGAAGTGAAACTTAAAGCTGAACGTGCTGCTGTGGAGAGAGCAACTGCAGAGGCACGTGCACGTGCCCTAGAAAGGGCACTATCTGAGAAGGCTGCCTCTGAAGCAAGAAATAAACATGACAAGTCAGACCAGTATTCTGGTGCTTCCAGAGATAATGGAGCGAAACAAAACTTCCAATCAAAATCTTTCAGCTATGGTG TTCGAGATTCTATTGATTTATATGATGGAGCTAGTGGCGATTCTGCTCAAAGATGTAAAGCTAGGTCTGAGAGGCACCAGAGAATAGGGGATCGTGTG GCAAAGGCTCTTGCGGAAAAAAATATGCGTGATCGTCTTGTTCAGAAGGAGCAAGAGGAGAGAAAT AGGATAGCAGAAGCTCTAGATGCTGATGTTAAAAGGTGGTCCAGTGGGAAGACAGGAAACTTGAGGGCATTGCTTTCAACATTACAATAT ATCCTTGGGCCCGAGAGTGGCTGGCAACCAATTCCTTTAACAGATATAGTAGCCACCAGCGCTGTAAAGAAAGCTTATCGCAAAGCAACTCTTTTCGTGCATCCTGACAAGCTGCAGCAGCGGGGAGCAAGTATTCAACAGAAGTACATTTGTGAGAAGGTTTTTGATCTTCTAAAG GAATCTTGGAACAGATTCAACATGGAAGAACGATAG
- the LOC107496000 gene encoding ornithine carbamoyltransferase, chloroplastic, with the protein MALVSFNFSVPSDTISISSAFSPSSSVLRRRQCVRYPRTSFPSPLQFPLKISCAAASAVSTDSSPLAAKTEVKKDFLHINDFDKDTILNMLDRAIEVKALIKSGDRTFQPFKGKTLAMIFAKPSMRTRVSFETGFSLLGGHAIYLGPDDIQMGKREETRDVARVLSHYNDIIMARVFAHQDILDLAKYSTVPVVNGLTDYNHPCQIMADALTIIEHIGRLEGTKVVYVGDGNNIVHSWLLLAAVVPFHFVCACPKGFEPDEKTVDKARQAGISKIEITNDPKEAVRGADVVYSDVWASMGQKEEAAYRRQVFKGFQVDRTLMEIAGSNAYFMHCLPAERGVEVTDEVIEAPNSIVFPQAENRLHAQNAIMLYVLGK; encoded by the exons ATGGCGTTAGTTTCTTTCAACTTCTCCGTTCCATCGGATACGATTTCTATCTCCTCCGCGTTCTCCCCCTCTTCCTCCGTCCTTCGCCGCCGTCAATGTGTTCGTTATCCTCGCACTTCCTTCCCTTCTCCGCTTCAGTTTCCGCTCAAAATCTCATGCGCTGCTGCTTCCGCCGTTTCTACTGATTCTTCTCCTCTCGCCG CAAAAACCGAGGTGAAGAAAGATTTTCTTCACATAAATGACTTTGATAAGGAcactattttaaatatgttGGATCGAGCCATTGAGGTCAAGGCATTAATTAAATCAGGGGACAGGACATTTCAACCATTTAAAGGGAAGACATTGGCAATGATCTTTGCAAAGCCATCAATGAGAACGCGTGTTTCATTTGAGACTGGCTTTTCATTGTTAGGTGGCCATGCTATATATTTAGGACCTGATGATATCCAAATGGGCAAGCGAGAGGAGACTCGAGATGTTGCTCGTGTTTTGTCTCACTATAATGATATAATCATGGCTCGTGTTTTTGCTCATCAG GACATACTTGATCTTGCCAAGTATTCAACTGTGCCAGTTGTCAATGGATTGACAGACTACAACCATCCCTGTCAAATAATGGCTGATGCCCTCACTATTATTGAGCATATTGGTCGGTTGGAAGGCACCAAG GTTGTCTACGTTGGAGATGGAAATAATATTGTCCATTCATGGTTGTTGCTGGCAGCTGTAGTTCCATTTCACTTTGTTTGTGCCTGCCCAAAGGGTTTTGAACCTGATGAGAAAACTGTGGACAAGGCACGGCAGGCTGGAATCAGCAAAATTGAGATAACTAATGATCCCAAAGAAGCTGTCAGAGGAGCTGATGTTGTTTATTCAGATGTCTGGGCCAGCATGGGACAAAAGGAAGAGGCTGCATACCGCCGTCAAGTGTTTAAAGGATTTCAG GTGGATCGAACTCTTATGGAAATAGCTGGCTCAAATGCGTATTTCATGCATTGCTTACCAGCAGAAAGAGGGGTGGAGGTGACGGATGAAGTTATTGAAGCTCCAAACTCAATTGTGTTCCCGCAAGCTGAGAACCGATTACACGCACAGAATGCCATAATGCTCTATGTGCTTGGCAAGTAA